Genomic DNA from Spirochaeta cellobiosiphila DSM 17781:
TAATTGATGAGCTAATGCCTAAACCTCAAAAGAAGAAAAAAGCGGAGGCAGCTTAATGAACAAGGAAGGAACAATATACACAATAATTTTTACCTTCATTACAGCTTTTTTGTTTGTTTTTCTTCTTGCCTTGGCAAACGAACAAACAAAGGACATTATTGAGATTAATCAGGAGGTTACAGAAAAAGGATCTATCCTGTCTGCTCTTGGAATCTCAACTAATGATGATAATGTTTTATCAACCTATGAGACTGAAGTAACTGAAATTGAGAATGACCCCATTCTTTACGAGGCTAAAGTTAACAATAAAGATGTGTATGCCTCGAAATTTTCGGGTCCCGGCTTGTGGGGAACCATAACAGGTGTCCTGGCAGTTGATAAATCTATGGACAGAATACAAGGTCTTGAAATCATAAGTCACAGTGAAACTCCCGGTTTAGGAGGAAGAATCTCCGAAGATTGGTTTAAGAAACAATTTATTAACCAAGAGATACCAAGTGATTTAAAATTGATTATCAATCAAGGCTCTGGTAAGGGTGATAGTAATAAAGATGATGACAGAGTCGATGCTATCACTGGTGCAACAAGAACAAGTGACTCTCTTGAAGCTTTAATAAATCAAGAGCTTATGAAACTCAAGAAAACATTGGAGGTGCTTAAATGAGTTCTAGCCCTTCTCAATTATTAAAAGATAACTTGTGGTACAACAATCCCATATTTGTACAAATATTAGGGATATGTTCAACACTGGCTGTAACAAACAACCTATCCAATACGATGGTAATGACAGTAAGTTTAGTATTCGTTACTGCCTTCACGAATTTGACTGTATCACTCATTAAGAACTTGATTCCAAGAAAGGTACGTATGATAGTGCAAACATTGATCATAGCCTTCTTTGTTATCATTGTTGATATACTTTTACGAGCGTATCTACCAGCTATAAGTAAATCCTTAGGACCTTATGTTGGGCTTATCATTACAAACTGTATCATTATGGGTCGGGCAGAAGCCTTTGCCCAAGCCAATCCCCCTCTCATATCATTTTGGGATGGTATAACAAGTGGTTTAGGATACATGGTAGTCCTTCTAGTTATTGCGTTCTTTAGGGAGCTACTTGGTTTTGGGACATTATTTAATATTCCTGTTTTACCTTCCAGCTTCACTCCTTGGACAATCATGGTAATGGCTCCTAGTGCTTTCTTCTTATTGGGAAGCTTTATTTGGATAGCTAAGACGATCATGCTGAAACAAGAAGGAGGTAAGAAATGAGTCCAGATATAAATCCTTTAGTCTTATTATTTGCTTCTATATTCACTAGTAATATTCTACTAGCTAACTTCTTGGGAATGTGTTCCTTTATATCCATCAGTAAGGATATAAAGTCAGCCAATGGACTAGGAATGGCCGTAACTGTTGTACTAACCATAACAGCAGCAATTAACTGGGCCGTTCTTAGGTTTATCCTTCTTCCCTTAGATTTACTGTACCTAAGATACATTGTTTTTATCATAGTCATCGCAGCAACAGTACAAATGCTCGAAATGGTCATTGATAGATTAAGTCCAGCCTTGTATATGAACTTAGGTATATTTCTACCCCTCATTACAGTAAACTGTGCCATATTGGGTGTCGCTCTATTCATAGAGATACGAAGTTATAGCTTTGTTCAATCCGTCGTCTACGGTCTTGGTTCTGGATTAGGTTGGTGGTTAGCCATTATGGCACTAGCGGCCATTCAGAAAAAATTAGAAAAGGCCCCTGTACCAACAGGATTGAAAGGACCGGGAATTACCTTAATAACTATTGGATTCATGGCTATGGCTTTTATGGGCTTTAGCGGAATGCTAAGTGTACAGTAGGAGATGCTAAGAAAATGAATGTAACTTTTTTTATTGCCCCCGCTGTTATAGGTGTCATCTCTGCTATTCTGGCAGCAATGATTTCCATTACAGATAAAATTGTTAATAATTATGGTGATGTAACCATTATTATTAATTCCGGGAAAAAAGAACTGAAAGTAAAAGGGGGAAGTCCTCTTCTTCATACTCTCTCCAGTGAGGGAATTTTTGTTCCCTCCGCTTGTGGAGGTCGGGGAAGTTGTGGAGCTTGTAAATGTCAGATAACCTCTGATGTAGGCCCAATACTTCCAACAGAAGCACCATACCTTACTAAAGATGAGATGGATGATAATGTTAGATTATCTTGTCAGGTAAAAGTGAAACAGGATCTTAGTATTCACATCCCAGAAGAATTATTTAGTGTTAAACAATACAAGGCAACAGTGGAAACCATAAAAGACCTGACTCATGATATAAAAGAAGTCTATGTTAGATTGGATAATCCTAATGAGGTTGATTTCAAAGCAGGCCAATATGCCCAATTTGTCGTTCCTCCTTATGACAAGGTTAAAGAATCTACTCAAAGAGCCTATTCTCTCTCTTCTCGCCCTTCAGACAAAAACCATATGGAATTCTTGATTAGACTGGTTCCAGGGGGAATCGTAACCACCTATGTACATGAACATTTAAAGGAAGGCCAGAAAATTGACTTGGTAGGTCCTTTTGGAGATTTCTATGTACAAGATACCAATGCAACCATGATTTGTGTTGCAGGGGGGTCTGGAATGGCACCTTTTAAATCTATCCTTTATGATTTATTAGAGAAAGGTATTACCGATCGGGAGATATGGTACTTCTTTGGTGCTCGTACTGTGAAAGATATATACTATCTTGAAGAATTGAAGGAACTTGAGAAAAAACTTACCAATTTCCATTTTGTTGCTGCTTTGAGTGAACCTCAAGAAGGTGATGGATGGGAAGGGGAAACAGGCCTCATTACTGACGTTCTTGATAAGTATCTAAAGACTAAGGTCTCTGATAATACTAAAGAGGGCTATTTATGTGGTAGTCCAGGTATGATTAATGCTTGTAATGCTGTTATGTCAGCTAATGGAATAGAGAAAGAAAAAATCTATTATGACAGTTTTGCTTAAGGGGGATGATAATGAAGTTAACTCCAGAAGAAAGAAAAGCATGGGAAAACATGAAACCAGGAGCTATCACAAGTCAGGGTTTTCTAGGAGATCAAGAAAACATATCACTTCATGATCTTATAGAAGCAGATGAAGAGTTGATGCAAGCTCATAACCTTGATTTTGATGAGGTGGGAGAAAAGTTACTATACCTACTGGAAGAAGGCAAGAAAGGCCTGGGCGAGCCTATAACTGTCGAAAAGAAATGGATTGTTCGTACTGATGATACAAGAGGTTTTTTACCTTGTCCTTTTGAGGATGGTATTTACCATAAAACAAACCTTGAACTATCTAATATAGATGAATCTATTAAACTGATATGTTCAGAGTTATCCATTCACCTATTAACTAAACACCATTTTCTACAAGGGAAAGGGTCTCCTTTCCGTTTGGAACCAAAAACATTAAAATCACTTCTTGAGTTGTAATAGAACCTGAAATATTGTTTAGCTGGACTTAAAGTCCAGCTTTTTTTTTATCCTGATTTGCATTTAAACCTCGAGGGAATTATTCTTTGAAACACAAGGAATTGGGGTACAAATATAATGTCAGAACAGATCTTAATTGTTGAAGATGAAAAAATAATTGCTTTAGATCTACGACGTAGATTAGAAAAATTTGGTTACACCGTTTGTAGTACCACATCAAGAGGTGATGAATCTATCCAACTAGCAGGTCAATACAAACCAGACCTTATTCTTATGGATATTATGTTGGAAGGAGAGATGGATGGAATCACTGCAGCCATTCAAATCAAGAAGCTATACCATTTGCCAGTTATGTTCCTAACAGCTTTTGCAGATCAAACGACCTTGGAGCGAGCTAAGGAAGCCACGCCTCTTGGTTATATATTAAAGCCATTTAAGGAAAGAGAGCTATCCACAACCATTGAGATGGGATTATATAAAAACAAAATAGACCAAAAGCTCAAACAACAGGAAGAGTTGTTTTCTACCATACTTCGTTCCGTAGGGGACTCGATCATTGCCACAGATGAACATTGGAACATACAATTCATAAATCAAGAAGCAGAAAAACTCCTTGGAATAAACAGTGCGACAGCAGTGGGACAACCAATAGTACAGATTGTAAAAATCCTGGATGCCAAAAGTCTTGTTCCAATAGAACTAACAAAACTATTGGAAGAAGTTAACAAAGATAGCTATCTGATCGAATATGCCCTTATAGAGACTCCTCAGGGAAGACATATCCATATTGAAGGACTAGTTAATTTCCTCAAAGATACAAAAGGAGAGCATATAGGACTTGTTTGCAGTATCAAAGATATGACTGAGATCAAGAAACTTTCTGAGAATCTCATTTTTCAATCAACCCATGATAAATTAACAGGTTTAATCAATAGAGATTCTTTTGCTGATAAATTAAGCCAATGCTGGGAACTGGCTCATCGTCTCCACCAAGAATTTTCTTTAATGTATGTTGATGTTGATCAATTCAAAGTGGTAAATGACAGCTGTGGTCATCACGCAGGTGATGCTTTATTAAAAGATATTACCCAAAAGATTTCAAATATGCTCAACCATGGAGATATTCTGGCTCGCTTAGGTGGTGACGAGTTTGGTCTCATTTTATATAACGCCAACATAGAAGCGGCTCATCAACGAGCCCGTAAAATCAAGAAAGTTCTTAACTCTAATATATTTATTTGGAATGAATATAAGTTTCCCATACGAGTGAGTATGGGAGTTATTCCCTTGGACCCTCAAACAGGTGGTGTCCATGATCTATTATCAGCTGTGGATGATGCCTGCCAGCTGGCCAAGGAGGAAGGCGGTAATAAAATACGTACTTACAATATCAGTGATGATAGCTTTTATCGACGCAGAGGACAGATGCAATGGGTAAGTCAGCTCCAAAAATCCCTGGAAGAAGATAGATTTGCCTTATATTTTCAATATATTAAGCCTTTAGATGAGGCAGCAAATCTCCCGCCAAAAGCTGAAATATTAATTCGCTTAAAAGGATTAGAAGGACAAATAATCCAACCTTTTGATTTTATTCCTGCTGCTGAAAGATATAATTTTATGAGCCACATTGATATCTGGGTTATCCAAAATGCCTTTCGTTTTGTGCAACGCTATTTGACCAGTCATGATGAACCACTAGTATTCTGTATAAATCTTTCTGGTGGCTCCTTAACGAATGAAAACCTTTTCCAGGTCATATTAGATTGTTTTAAAATATATGAAGTACCACCGGAACGTATTTGTTTTGAAGTAACAGAGACAACGGCCATTAATAATCTTACAGCTGCTAACAACTTTATAGATATGCTGGGAGAAGTAGGTTGTACCTTTGCCCTTGATGATTTTGGTACAGGTTTTGCCAGCTTTTCCTATCTACGCTCCTTACATGTGGATTTTATTAAAATTGATGGTTCCTTTGTAAAAGAGTTAGATAATAACGAAGTTGATTTTGCAACTGTATCGGCAATTAACCAGATAGCCCATGCTATGGGTAAAAAAACGATAGCCGAATATGTAGCAACACAGAGAGTCTTTGACATACTTAAAGCAGTACATGTTGATTATGCTCAGGGATATTATCTAAATGAACCCTTACCCATAGAGGAGTTGATCAATCACAACTTTAAACCATCCCTTTTGGATCAAAGATGATCGAGGCCTCTTCTTCTGTTATCAAACCTTCATCCAGAACGATATCCTGGATGGTTCTTTTCTCTTTGTATGCTCTATAGGCTAATCGAGAAGCTTCATCATAGCCTATCTTTGTGGCTAAAGGGGTTACTAAAGCAAGACTCCATTCTACTTGCTGTTGACATTGAATGGAATCAACTTCTATCCCTTTTATGCAACTTTCACTGAAAACAGTAACGGCATTTGTTAATATTCTTATAGCCTCTAAGGTTTCAAATGCAAGAAGAGGCATCATTATATTCAATTGTAAAGGACTATTTTGACAGGCAATGGTTACTGCTTGGTATTTACCCATTATGTGGGCTGCCACTTGAATAACCATCTCTGGAATGACAGGATTAACCTTGCCAGGCATAATGGAACTACCAGGTTGAAG
This window encodes:
- a CDS encoding FMN-binding protein; amino-acid sequence: MNKEGTIYTIIFTFITAFLFVFLLALANEQTKDIIEINQEVTEKGSILSALGISTNDDNVLSTYETEVTEIENDPILYEAKVNNKDVYASKFSGPGLWGTITGVLAVDKSMDRIQGLEIISHSETPGLGGRISEDWFKKQFINQEIPSDLKLIINQGSGKGDSNKDDDRVDAITGATRTSDSLEALINQELMKLKKTLEVLK
- a CDS encoding NADH:ubiquinone reductase (Na(+)-transporting) subunit D, producing MSSSPSQLLKDNLWYNNPIFVQILGICSTLAVTNNLSNTMVMTVSLVFVTAFTNLTVSLIKNLIPRKVRMIVQTLIIAFFVIIVDILLRAYLPAISKSLGPYVGLIITNCIIMGRAEAFAQANPPLISFWDGITSGLGYMVVLLVIAFFRELLGFGTLFNIPVLPSSFTPWTIMVMAPSAFFLLGSFIWIAKTIMLKQEGGKK
- a CDS encoding NADH:ubiquinone reductase (Na(+)-transporting) subunit E is translated as MSPDINPLVLLFASIFTSNILLANFLGMCSFISISKDIKSANGLGMAVTVVLTITAAINWAVLRFILLPLDLLYLRYIVFIIVIAATVQMLEMVIDRLSPALYMNLGIFLPLITVNCAILGVALFIEIRSYSFVQSVVYGLGSGLGWWLAIMALAAIQKKLEKAPVPTGLKGPGITLITIGFMAMAFMGFSGMLSVQ
- a CDS encoding NADH:ubiquinone reductase (Na(+)-transporting) subunit F, whose amino-acid sequence is MNVTFFIAPAVIGVISAILAAMISITDKIVNNYGDVTIIINSGKKELKVKGGSPLLHTLSSEGIFVPSACGGRGSCGACKCQITSDVGPILPTEAPYLTKDEMDDNVRLSCQVKVKQDLSIHIPEELFSVKQYKATVETIKDLTHDIKEVYVRLDNPNEVDFKAGQYAQFVVPPYDKVKESTQRAYSLSSRPSDKNHMEFLIRLVPGGIVTTYVHEHLKEGQKIDLVGPFGDFYVQDTNATMICVAGGSGMAPFKSILYDLLEKGITDREIWYFFGARTVKDIYYLEELKELEKKLTNFHFVAALSEPQEGDGWEGETGLITDVLDKYLKTKVSDNTKEGYLCGSPGMINACNAVMSANGIEKEKIYYDSFA
- a CDS encoding EAL domain-containing protein, which produces MSEQILIVEDEKIIALDLRRRLEKFGYTVCSTTSRGDESIQLAGQYKPDLILMDIMLEGEMDGITAAIQIKKLYHLPVMFLTAFADQTTLERAKEATPLGYILKPFKERELSTTIEMGLYKNKIDQKLKQQEELFSTILRSVGDSIIATDEHWNIQFINQEAEKLLGINSATAVGQPIVQIVKILDAKSLVPIELTKLLEEVNKDSYLIEYALIETPQGRHIHIEGLVNFLKDTKGEHIGLVCSIKDMTEIKKLSENLIFQSTHDKLTGLINRDSFADKLSQCWELAHRLHQEFSLMYVDVDQFKVVNDSCGHHAGDALLKDITQKISNMLNHGDILARLGGDEFGLILYNANIEAAHQRARKIKKVLNSNIFIWNEYKFPIRVSMGVIPLDPQTGGVHDLLSAVDDACQLAKEEGGNKIRTYNISDDSFYRRRGQMQWVSQLQKSLEEDRFALYFQYIKPLDEAANLPPKAEILIRLKGLEGQIIQPFDFIPAAERYNFMSHIDIWVIQNAFRFVQRYLTSHDEPLVFCINLSGGSLTNENLFQVILDCFKIYEVPPERICFEVTETTAINNLTAANNFIDMLGEVGCTFALDDFGTGFASFSYLRSLHVDFIKIDGSFVKELDNNEVDFATVSAINQIAHAMGKKTIAEYVATQRVFDILKAVHVDYAQGYYLNEPLPIEELINHNFKPSLLDQR